A window of Pullulanibacillus sp. KACC 23026 genomic DNA:
TGTCCAATCAGCTCATAAGGTCATGGAGGACAATCAAAACATCGGCAAATTGATCCTTAAAGTCTCGAACTAGACCCTTTTTTAAAAAACGATCTTCACTTGAAGGTCGTTTTTATTTTTTTGGAGGGGCAGACTTCTGCAGGTCAAGCGATGTATAACGCAGATCTATTCGGGCTAAACTTTTACAGGCCTTTTGGTAAGGTTACCAATTTATGTATAGAAGAAAAAGCCGCTCGTTTACCGTTTTTTTGAAAAGGGGTTACTTGAGTGTGAGTCCAACTTTTAGTATAGTAAAAAAGACCTAGGAACGAATTGTTTTTTACTTTTTCAATTAATGGTCAATCATTGATCAAATAAAAATTCGGAGAGACGAGATGCTTAGACGTTTAAAAATGATCGGGATAGGGGTCGCGATAGCGGTGGGTTTCGGCCTGTATCCGCATGCCGCAGCAAAAGCAGCGAGTCCCCCATCCATTCAAGCTTCATACGCGGTTGTTATCAATGCCAAAAACGGGGAAGTTCTTTACGATAAACAATCCCATCATCAAGCTTATCCGGCTAGTATTACGAAATTAATGACCGTTCTTCTTATGGAAAAATATATGTCAAACGATGACTTCATCACCGCCTCATCCCATGCGGTCGCACAGGACGCCAGCAATTGGTTTTACCGGATGCATGTTGGCGAGAAAATGTCCAAAGAAGATGCCATTAATGCCCTCATGATTATCAGTTCAAATGATGTTGCTATGGCTGTTGCTGAACATATTGGCGGTTCCGAAGCAGGCTTTGCCAAATTAATGAATCAGGAAGCCAAAAGCCTTGGCCTCAAGGATACCCATTTTGTTACACCAAACGGCCTTCACAATCCCAAACATTATACGACTCCATATGACATGGCTATTATTGCAAAAGAAGTCATGAAGTATCCGGACCTGCTTAAGGCGATGCAGCAATCCACCTACATCATACACACCGATCAGCAAACCGCCGAAATTTATCGACGTGACAAGATCTATGACAACCCGCTTGCCTTTGGCGGGAAAACGGGCTTTACCGATCAAGCAGAGCAAACCATTGTTGAATATGAGCGCTCAGGCTCAAAAGACATTATTGCGGTTGTCATGCATGATAACAATGCAGGTGAGTATCCAGATGTCCTCTCTATTAGTCATTTTGCTTTTAATCAAATAAAGACTCACACCTTTGGCTCAAAGGGCGATGTTTATCAGACGATTAAAGTGAATGGACAATCTCTTCCTGTCACTCTGGCAAGTCAGGCGGAGATGCAATTTAAAGACGGGGATGTGACGAGCTCGTCTGTGAAATGGAAAGATCTAGATAATTTTAAGGATGGAGTGTCTAAAGGCTATTCAATAGGGACGCTTGCGCTCACTTTAAATGGGAAAGTCGTTAAAAAAGTGAATCTGCTTGCAGCCAAATCGATTTCCGCTTCTGTTGCTACCAATCAGATGGATGAAAAAGTCACAAGCCGTCCCATTTGGCTCTGGACCGAACGTTTAGCGGTTGTTGGACTTCTTGTCCTCGGCTATTTTGTTTTAAAACCAGGAGGACTCAAGCGAAAACCGTTCGTTGACCAGCAACAATCAGATTAAATAGGGTGAATCGGGCCGAGTTTGGTCCGGATAGCGTATCCATGTTACACTTGCTAGATTTAGTGGTAACAAGGATATGCTATTTCTTGTTTTAGAGGCTCATTTAGAGATTAGTGGAAACGAGGATATGTTAATTCCTGGTAGGCGTGCCGTTTCGGGCTGATTATCGGGTTATAGCGTATTCTCGTTACACCTATCTGATTTAGTGGTAACAAGGATATGCTATTTCTTGTTTTAAGAATTTAAATAGCCTAATAATTTGCAAAAGAGATACTCTTACAAAAGGTATTTGTGGTATCCTTATTTTAATAGATTAAGAGAGAAGGATGGGAAATAGGTTGAAAGAAGCATTGACACAATTGCAAAGTCAAGTGGCCAAAGTATTAATAGGAAAGGACCAAGTGGTCGAGTTGCTCTCAATAGCGCTTATTAGTCAAGGCCATGTCCTTCTTGAAGATGTACCGGGGACAGGAAAAACGATGCTGGCTAAAGTGCTCGCAAAGTCGATCAATGGTCAATTTTCACGGGTTCAACTAACGCCGGACGTCCTTCCAAGTGATATTACAGGAATTCAAATCTATAATCCAAAAGATCAGACCTTTGAAATAAAGCCAGGTCCTGTTATGACCAATATTTTATTAACGGATGAAATCAACCGGGCAACCCCACGAACACAGGCTAGTCTTTTAGAAGTCATGGAGGAGCGTCAAGTAACCATCGAAGGGGAGACGCTTAAGATCGAAGGCCCGTTTATCGTTGTCGCGACTCAAAATCCAATTGAACAACAGGGAACCTTTCCTCTTCCAGAAGCGCAAATGGACCGGTTCTTAATGCAAATTCAAATGGGTTACCCTACTTTGGAAGAAGAACGTCGGGTGATGAGGCTGTATCGTGAGGATGAGCCTATTGAGCAACTCCAAGCTATTTTCGAATTAGCCGATATTCAAAAGTGGCAGCAAGAGGTACGTAAAGTCACTCTATCCGAAGAGGTCGAAACTTACCTTTTAAATATTGTTCAGGGGACTCGTCAGCATAATTATATTGAGTCAGGTGTCAGCCCGCGAGGCACGCTTGCTTTTATGAAAGCCGCGCAAGCACGCGCTTTTCTTCATGACCGTTCCTTTGTGACTCCAGATGATTTGAAGATTTTGGCACCATCTATTCTTGCTCATCGATTGGTGTTATCCATGGAAGGGGAGATGCGCTCCTCTAAGCGTGATCTTATTTATGATGTTCTCAGGCAGGTTGAGGTCCCGGTTGAAGAGGGCGCTAGAGAATGAATGGCAAGCTTGTACAGGGATCTGCTCTCCTTGTCAATTGTTTGACAACGCTTGGAACCCTTCTTTTCATTCTTTACTTAATAATGGGATCGACATTCTTGTTTTTGACCGGTTGTATGATGTTGGTTCTCGGCCTTTATCCAAGAATTTACTTAAGAATGGTGAGTCAATCTTTTTCTTTTAATAATCATGAAAACGATAAAATGGTGCTGACTAATGGTGATACTGGAGAACTTTCTTTGACCTTTATTAACCGCTCAGCTCTTCCCATGATTGGATCCTGTGAAGTGGAACATGATCCTTATTTTAGATTAGTAGGAGAAAACCCTTCAGAGAATCGGCTAATCTTCCCCCTTTCCGTTCAAAAAAGGCAATCCGCCACTTTAACTTTACCTTTTGAAACCGTTGGGAGAGGAATCGGTCGAGTGACGAAATTGACGGTTAGCTTAAACGATCCGCTTAAGCTTTTGTCCTGTCGCCTGAGATATGAGTATGTGCGTAAAACCGTCGTGATCTATCCGAGAAAGAAGCCGGTAATGGGTAACGACGGTCAACAGTTGGTCAAGGAAGGCCCGCATAGCCATCCGTCCTCCCTATTTGTCGACCGATCACTCCCGATTGGCACGCGTGACTATGTACAGGGGGATTCGTTAAAAGATATTCACTGGAAAGCAACCGCTCGTAAAGGGGATCTTCAGACGAAATTGGTTGAAAAAACGATTGGAATGACTTGGAGCTTTGTCATATTGTTGGGTCCTAACATGCCAAAGCACGAGATCGCGAGTTTAGAAGAGCAGCTTTCTGCGTTGGCAAGACTCGCTGAATTGGCCCATAAGCGAGACATAGATTTTAATTTGATCGTCAATACGAAACCGATGGGGCGTTCGTTAATCATCCAAACACCATTTGGATCTGACCGCAGTCATTATTTTCGAGTCATGGAACGTTTAGCAGCCATTCAGGTTAACTTTTTAAGGATCGATCCGAAGCTCACAATCCGTGAGATCACACGAGGGCTAAGAGAGCCGCGAGTGTTGTTTTTTGCTGGGTCAGTTAAAGAAGTTTTGGATGATCCCTTGCTCCTGAATTGGCAAAGAAAAGGGCTTCACCTTTACAAAATTGAAGAGTCGGGATCTGTTGTACCGCTGCAAAAAGGGGGAGAAGCCATTGCTAAGTAAGACAAGCTGGCAAGAACAAATTCTCCTTCTCATCATCGAGTGGAGTTTATTCTTAACACTAACCGTCCCTTTTTATCATTGGGCAAACTCCCCATGGCATCTGGTGTTTTCAATTCTAGTTATAGGCGTCATTATGGGCGGGGGGACTTATTTTTTAAGCCGCTTATGGCATAAGGAAACGGGTGTGTACTATTATGGCATTGCTGTCGTTTCCTGTCTGATAGGCTGGTTGATTTTCTCCTGGCCATTTCTATTAAGCTTTTTCTTTAGCGTTTATTTCCTATGGCGCTTGTTTAGCTTTTTAAATGACCAGACACTTGAATACCGTTGGTGGATCTACCTCATCACCTTTTTTTTGACGATTATTCTATGGTTTGCGGTACGCGCTCATCAGTGGCATTCCATTCTTATTGTCAGTTTGATCGTGCAAGGGGTCAGTATTCTTGCTTTTGAAATGCTTCAGGAATGGCGGCTCTCCAAACGTTTGAGCGGCTCCTTGACGTATGCATGCGGATTTGCCGGTGTGCTCATCCTCGGTGTCTGTGTAACGGTTTTGCTTCCTGTTATCAAATGGGGGCTCGACCTTATCTATCAAGTGATTCTGTTTATTATTCTTTGGGTAGCGCGGATCCTTTTCTTTCTCATTGATAAGCTTATATCGCCGCATCTGACACACCAAGACAATTTAAACCATTTCTTAAAGAACATGAAGAAGCAGCACAAGCAGCAGACAATGCAGACGCATAACCCTCATATCTTTAATCCGGAAATTCTGTATGTCATTATAGCGGTCGGCTTATTGGTTGGCGGTTTTTTTCTCATTCGAAAGCTGCGCCTCCAACCTGCTGAAAGAAACACTGGATTAGATGTAGCGGTACAAGGTGCTCCAGGTGGACGATTAACCAAAAGACGTGGTTTCTTTAATGCGGCGAAACCCCCAAAAGACCCCATTCGTCTGCAAGTTTTTCAGTTGCAAAAAAAGTTCCGAAAACAAGAAAAGGGCCGTCTTAAATTTGAAACGTTCCGCGATTGGCTCAATCGAATCGCACAGAATCAGAAATGGCCCGCTTCCATTCTCGATACGTATGATCAAGTACGCTATGGAGACCGCTCGGCGCTAACTGAGCAGGATAGAAATGAGTTTCAGGCTGTCCTCGATCAGCTTAAACAGGAATTAGACAAGAAAAATTAAAGGTTCGTCATAAATTTTTCTCCCAAACGTTGAACTTAAAAAATAACAGGACTTGAGAACATAGCTCACTCCATAAAGCATAAGCTTTTAAAAGGGTTGTATGATTTGAAATCAGCCAAAAAATACAAGCGAACCATTTTGGAGGGGTTATTGTGCTTAAGTTAAGTATTTTAGACCAGTCACCCATATCTAGCGGGCAAACAGCTGTGGAAGCACTTCAAGCTTCTCGGGATTTAGCCAAGCTTGCTGACGAACTGGGCTATTATCGCTATTGGGTTTCTGAGCACCATAATCACCCTGGCATAGCGGGGGTGTCACCTGAAATTTTACTGAGTCATTTGGCCTCCCATACCTCTAGGCTGC
This region includes:
- a CDS encoding D-alanyl-D-alanine carboxypeptidase family protein, giving the protein MLRRLKMIGIGVAIAVGFGLYPHAAAKAASPPSIQASYAVVINAKNGEVLYDKQSHHQAYPASITKLMTVLLMEKYMSNDDFITASSHAVAQDASNWFYRMHVGEKMSKEDAINALMIISSNDVAMAVAEHIGGSEAGFAKLMNQEAKSLGLKDTHFVTPNGLHNPKHYTTPYDMAIIAKEVMKYPDLLKAMQQSTYIIHTDQQTAEIYRRDKIYDNPLAFGGKTGFTDQAEQTIVEYERSGSKDIIAVVMHDNNAGEYPDVLSISHFAFNQIKTHTFGSKGDVYQTIKVNGQSLPVTLASQAEMQFKDGDVTSSSVKWKDLDNFKDGVSKGYSIGTLALTLNGKVVKKVNLLAAKSISASVATNQMDEKVTSRPIWLWTERLAVVGLLVLGYFVLKPGGLKRKPFVDQQQSD
- a CDS encoding MoxR family ATPase; the protein is MGNRLKEALTQLQSQVAKVLIGKDQVVELLSIALISQGHVLLEDVPGTGKTMLAKVLAKSINGQFSRVQLTPDVLPSDITGIQIYNPKDQTFEIKPGPVMTNILLTDEINRATPRTQASLLEVMEERQVTIEGETLKIEGPFIVVATQNPIEQQGTFPLPEAQMDRFLMQIQMGYPTLEEERRVMRLYREDEPIEQLQAIFELADIQKWQQEVRKVTLSEEVETYLLNIVQGTRQHNYIESGVSPRGTLAFMKAAQARAFLHDRSFVTPDDLKILAPSILAHRLVLSMEGEMRSSKRDLIYDVLRQVEVPVEEGARE
- a CDS encoding DUF58 domain-containing protein — translated: MNGKLVQGSALLVNCLTTLGTLLFILYLIMGSTFLFLTGCMMLVLGLYPRIYLRMVSQSFSFNNHENDKMVLTNGDTGELSLTFINRSALPMIGSCEVEHDPYFRLVGENPSENRLIFPLSVQKRQSATLTLPFETVGRGIGRVTKLTVSLNDPLKLLSCRLRYEYVRKTVVIYPRKKPVMGNDGQQLVKEGPHSHPSSLFVDRSLPIGTRDYVQGDSLKDIHWKATARKGDLQTKLVEKTIGMTWSFVILLGPNMPKHEIASLEEQLSALARLAELAHKRDIDFNLIVNTKPMGRSLIIQTPFGSDRSHYFRVMERLAAIQVNFLRIDPKLTIREITRGLREPRVLFFAGSVKEVLDDPLLLNWQRKGLHLYKIEESGSVVPLQKGGEAIAK